The following DNA comes from Alienimonas californiensis.
GTCGACGGCCGCCGGCGCCTCCGTCGCCGCCACGTAACTCGGCGGCGGGGGCACGAGCAGGGCGGCGGCGGCGATGAGCGGGGACACTCCGGTTCCATCGACCCGCCCGGGTCGGAACCGCGACGCCCGTCGTTAGAATCGGCACGGCCCCACCCCCGCGTCGTCATTGCGACGGTTCGCCCCGTTCCCGTTCCGCCCCGTTCCCCGGAGTTCCGGCCCCTTGATTCGCCTCGCCCTGCCGACGTTCCTGGCCCCCGTCCCGCTGCGGGCGGCCCTGGCCCGCGTCGCCGACGCCGGCGCCGACGGCGTGCGGCTGGATTTGCGGACCGAACTGCGGGCCGCGGACTTGTCCGCCACCGCCGCCCGCGAACTTCGGCATCACCTCGGCGAACACGGGCTGAAGGCCGGCCCCGCGGTCTTTCCCACCCGCGGGACGCTCTATGAGGAAGACCGGTTGGAGGAACGAGTGGCCGGCGTGGTCGCGGCACTGAACCTCGCCGCGGACTTGGGCTGCGGCACGCTCTCGTTCCGCCCGTTCCGCCTGCCCGCCGCGGACGCTCCCGCCGCCGCCTTGCTGACCGAGGTGCTGAACGATCTCGCCCGGGCCGGCGCCCATGTCGGCGTGATCCCCTGCCTGACGCCCGCCGGCGACGTGGCCCGCGTCGCGGAGGTGCTGGACCGGGTGACGACCGGCCCGTTCGGCGTGAACTTCGACCCGGCCGCCGTGCTGCTGGGCGGCGGGGAGGTCGTCGCCGCGCTCCGCACGCTGCACGACCGGCTCGAAACCGTGACCGCCCGGGACGCGATCAGCGACGGGGCCGGGGGGAAAGAGGTCCGCGTCGGCCGCGGTGAGGTGGACTGGGAGGAAACGCTCGCCCTGCTGAACGAAGCCGGCTTCAAGGGGTGGGGGACCTGCGATCGCACGACCGGCCCGGACCCGTTCGGCGAGGCGAGCCGGGCGCTCGGCTACCTACGCTCGGTCGCCTCGCCGTGAGTCACGGCGAAGCCCAGATGGAGCCGCTGAGCGTCTCGGACCTGACCGGGGCGATCAAGGAGGTCCTGGAGACGGCCATCCCCGCGGTGCGGGTGGCGGGGGAGCTGTCGAACGTCGTGCTCGCCCGCAGCGGGCACCTGTACGCCACGCTGAAGGACGACGCCGCCCAGATCCGCGTCGTGATGTGGAAGGGCAAAGCCTCCCGCCTGCGGTTCGAACCGCGGGACGGGCTGGCGGTGATCTGCGAAGGAAACGTCGAGGTCTACGCCCCCCGCGGGGCCTACCAGTTGATCCTCGCGGCGATGCAGCCGGAGGGGGTGGGTTCGCTGGAACTGGCGTTTCGGCAGCTTCAGGAAAAGCTCGCCGCGGAGGGGCTGTTCGACCCGGACCGCAAGCGCCCGCTGCCGACCTTCCCCCGCCGGGTGGCGCTCGTCACCAGCCCGACGAGCGCCGCGGTGCGCGATGCCTTGCAGGTGCTCCGCCGGCGCTGGCGCGGGACGGACGCGATCGTCGTGCCCACCGCGGTGCAGGGGGACGGCGCGGCGAAACAGATTGCCGCCGCGCTGCGGACCGCTGGCGGCCTGTCGGGGGTGGACGTCGTGCTGCTGATCCGGGGCGGGGGCAGCCTGGAGGACCTGTGGGCCTTCAACGAGGAGCCGGTCGCCCGGGCCGTCGCGGCCTGCCCGGTTCCCGTCGTCTGCGGGGTGGGGCACGAGATCGACGTGACGATCGCGGACCTCGTCGCCGATCGCCGGGCGCTCACCCCGTCCGAGGCGGCGGAGTTGGCCGTGCCGGACGGGCGGGAAATCGAAGCGTTCGTCGCCGACGCCGCCGAGCGCCTGCCGCTGGCCCTGCGTCGGCGGGTCGCCACGGAGGCCCAGCGGTTGGACGAACTGGACGCCCGCCTCGCCGA
Coding sequences within:
- a CDS encoding sugar phosphate isomerase/epimerase family protein; the protein is MIRLALPTFLAPVPLRAALARVADAGADGVRLDLRTELRAADLSATAARELRHHLGEHGLKAGPAVFPTRGTLYEEDRLEERVAGVVAALNLAADLGCGTLSFRPFRLPAADAPAAALLTEVLNDLARAGAHVGVIPCLTPAGDVARVAEVLDRVTTGPFGVNFDPAAVLLGGGEVVAALRTLHDRLETVTARDAISDGAGGKEVRVGRGEVDWEETLALLNEAGFKGWGTCDRTTGPDPFGEASRALGYLRSVASP
- the xseA gene encoding exodeoxyribonuclease VII large subunit; translation: MSHGEAQMEPLSVSDLTGAIKEVLETAIPAVRVAGELSNVVLARSGHLYATLKDDAAQIRVVMWKGKASRLRFEPRDGLAVICEGNVEVYAPRGAYQLILAAMQPEGVGSLELAFRQLQEKLAAEGLFDPDRKRPLPTFPRRVALVTSPTSAAVRDALQVLRRRWRGTDAIVVPTAVQGDGAAKQIAAALRTAGGLSGVDVVLLIRGGGSLEDLWAFNEEPVARAVAACPVPVVCGVGHEIDVTIADLVADRRALTPSEAAELAVPDGREIEAFVADAAERLPLALRRRVATEAQRLDELDARLADAGRRRVERGTHELERLGGRLHALSPLAVLGRGFSLTRQEKSVLTDAAAVAVGDEVTTRLARGSIRCEVLERTEDEE